In Spirochaeta lutea, one genomic interval encodes:
- a CDS encoding DUF6364 family protein encodes CYLDLLFLPLTKTESDVHYIYRRQECVMSTKLTLRLDEDIIEKAKIYASKNNTSLSSLTEQLYKTLIYKNEEPNISDLNAHITSKYKGIIHTTINDDQIKQKYLMEKHLVD; translated from the coding sequence TGTTATCTTGATTTATTATTTTTACCGTTGACAAAAACAGAAAGTGACGTACATTATATATATAGACGTCAGGAGTGTGTTATGTCCACCAAACTTACCTTGCGATTAGATGAAGATATTATTGAAAAAGCAAAAATTTATGCTTCAAAAAATAATACCTCACTAAGTTCACTCACTGAACAACTTTACAAAACACTTATTTATAAAAATGAAGAACCAAACATTTCTGATCTAAATGCTCATATTACGTCCAAATACAAAGGAATCATTCATACAACAATCAATGATGACCAAATAAAACAGAAGTATCTTATGGAAAAGCATCTTGTTGATTAA